The following nucleotide sequence is from Gymnodinialimonas sp. 202GB13-11.
CGTAACGATACCGGCGTTTATGAGGGCGGTGAGATCAGCATGTACTACGACCCTATGATCGCTAAGCTGTGCTCGTGGGGCAAAGACCGCGACGCGGCGCTTGAGGCGATGCGCGTGGCGCTCGATGGGTTCGAGGTGGAAGGGATCGGCCACAACCTGCCCTTCCTGAGCGCCGTGATGGACCATCCGAAATTCGCCAGCGGTGACATGACCACAGCCTTCATCGCCGAGGAGTATCCCGATGGCTTTGAGGGCGTCGACCTGCCTGATGACGCTAAGCGCCGGGTGGCGGCGGCAGCGGCTGCGATGCACCGGGTTGCTGAGATCCGCCGCACTCGCGTTTCGGGGCGCATGGACAACCATGAACGCCATGTGGGCGATGAATGGGTTGTGAAGTTTGGTGGCGAAATCCCGTGGCCGCTTGTCGTTAAGGGCGATCACGATGGAAGCACGATCACCTTTGCCGATGGCGCCCAGATGCGGGTCGAAGGCGATTGGGTGCCGGGACAAAGCCTTGCACGGATGACGGTCGACGCCGCTCCTCTGGTTTTGAAAGTCGACAAGATCCCCTCCGGCTTCCGGCTGCGGACCCGCGGCGCGGACCTGAAGGTGACGGTTCGTACCCCGCGTCAAGCTGAGTTGGCCGAGAAGATGCCTGAAAAACTGCCGCCCGATACTTCGAAGATGCTGCTCTGCCCAATGCCCGGCCTTGTCGTGAAGGTCGATGTAGAAGAGGGGCAGGAGGTGCAGGAAGGCCAAGCGCTTTGCACTGTTGAGGCCATGAAGATGGAGAACATCCTGCGCGCTGAGAAGAAGGGCGTGGTCAGCAAGATCAATGCAGGCGCGGGCGACAGCCTTGCCGTGGATGACGTGATTATGGAGTTCGAATGATCCAGTGACCGACTGGGACGCACGCATATGGCAGGCGGTCATTGCCGGCGTATTCATCGGATCAGGATGGTTCGTGAATGGCTGGCTGGATCGCCGTGCAGCGTCTGCGCTCAGGCGCGAAAAGCTGCGCGATATGCATCGTGCGATCTATGCGGAGATCGGGAACTATTTGGCGAACCTGTGGGATGAGGACCGGCTTCAGGCCTATGCCGACGCTATGCTAGACCGGATGCGGGCGGACGCGGAATTCATCCCCTTCATCCCGCGTGAGAAAAGCGACACCTTGTTTGAGGCGTTCACGACCGAAATCCATGTTCTGCCGCGATATACGATTGACCCGATCGTGGCCTATTACAGCCAAGTAAGGGCGATTTCATCGCTGATCGACGACATGCGAGGGGATGGCTTCAAGGCCATGACGCAGGATCGCCGGATGGCGATGTACGCCGATTACATTGAGATGAAAAAGCAGGCGCTTCAGTTCGGTCGCTACGCGAACGCAATGATCACTGCCTATGCCGAGGGCGGCGCAGATCGTGCGAAAGCCGAAGCCAAACGTTTCAGTAACCCGGTTGCGGACCCGTCCGACCGGTCACAGGGATAGGTGTGTAGGTGTTCTTGTCCATGACACATCCATTCGTTGCTGATGCTTTGAACATAGAGCGTCGTGGCCATTCTCACAAGGATTGCCGGATTTATCCGCCTTGCCGAAGCTCTTCCTGCCGTAGCTGGAAGTTGTCGATGGCACGGATGATCTCACGCACGTCGCGCGGGGCGGGACGGCGCAAACCGACTGTGCCGTCCTTTGAGATCACGACAATGGAAAAACCGCGCGGCCGGAGGGCCGTGCGAATGTCCGACCGTGCTGATGGGTCAGTGTCGACAATGATGACGACGTCCCGCTCCAGCAGGGCATCGCCGCGTTCGGTCAGCAATTCCATTTGCTCGACAAAGCGAGGATCGGCGGGTGTATCGGCAAAAACGACGATCGGCCGCGCGACCCACTGGAATTCCTCCAGCGTCAGGCCTGCTGCATCGCGCGGGGCCAATGGGTCGACTTCGGCCACGACACCTTCGTCCGGGGCGTCGTCGGCCATGGCGATGGTCGCATCGCTTGCTTCCTGCGCCGCCACAGGCAACGGGGAAAGGGCCAGAAGGGCCAAGAGAAACAGGCTGTTGGGTCGCATGGGTCCTCCAGTTGCAACAGATAT
It contains:
- a CDS encoding DUF4174 domain-containing protein — protein: MRPNSLFLLALLALSPLPVAAQEASDATIAMADDAPDEGVVAEVDPLAPRDAAGLTLEEFQWVARPIVVFADTPADPRFVEQMELLTERGDALLERDVVIIVDTDPSARSDIRTALRPRGFSIVVISKDGTVGLRRPAPRDVREIIRAIDNFQLRQEELRQGG